One genomic window of Niveibacterium sp. SC-1 includes the following:
- the ybgF gene encoding tol-pal system protein YbgF yields MRKAALLLLLGVTAQAAHAGLFDDAEARQQIQTMRNETSARLDRIEQSNSSVQQGLSNDIESLKQEIAKLRGQIEVMTNDLDQAQKRQRDFYVDLDTRLRKLESVAVAAQTPATPEADPANETRDYEAALNQLKAGQNKEAAAAFQSFITTYPKSSFLPSAHFWAASALYQAHDLPAASKLFTKVSESWPDDARAPDALLGLSNCQAELGDKKGSRATLQTIVSKYPSSPAAQTAKQRLAKK; encoded by the coding sequence ATGCGTAAAGCAGCCCTGCTGCTTCTGCTCGGCGTGACGGCGCAAGCCGCCCACGCCGGGCTTTTCGATGACGCCGAAGCGCGTCAGCAGATCCAGACCATGCGCAACGAAACCAGTGCGCGCCTGGACCGGATCGAACAGTCGAACAGCAGCGTCCAGCAAGGCCTGTCCAACGACATCGAAAGCCTGAAGCAGGAAATCGCCAAGCTGCGCGGCCAGATCGAAGTCATGACCAATGACCTCGACCAGGCACAGAAGCGCCAGCGCGATTTCTATGTCGATCTCGACACTCGGCTGCGCAAGCTCGAAAGCGTCGCGGTGGCGGCCCAGACGCCGGCCACCCCGGAGGCCGATCCGGCCAACGAGACGCGCGACTACGAAGCCGCGCTGAACCAGCTCAAGGCTGGTCAGAACAAGGAGGCGGCGGCCGCCTTCCAGAGCTTCATCACCACCTATCCGAAGAGCAGCTTCTTGCCGAGCGCGCACTTCTGGGCAGCCTCCGCGCTGTACCAGGCGCACGATCTGCCGGCGGCTTCCAAACTCTTCACCAAGGTGTCCGAAAGCTGGCCTGACGATGCCCGCGCTCCTGACGCCCTGCTCGGCCTGTCGAATTGCCAGGCAGAACTCGGCGACAAGAAGGGTTCGCGCGCAACGCTCCAGACCATTGTGTCCAAATATCCGTCCAGCCCCGCCGCGCAGACCGCCAAGCAGCGCCTGGCCAAGAAGTAG
- the pal gene encoding peptidoglycan-associated lipoprotein Pal → MSKKLLLPTLLALALAACSSTTSEKPAPVETKPAPSTTETKPAPAPEAKAVDPLAAVKDPSNILSKRSVFFDFDKFDVKSDYQALVQAHGKFLAANPTVKILIQGNTDERGSREYNLALGQKRADAVKKSLGLSGATEAQIESVSLGEEKPRATGSSEEAYTENRRADILYQGEY, encoded by the coding sequence ATGTCCAAGAAACTGCTGCTTCCCACCCTGCTCGCCCTCGCTCTCGCAGCTTGCAGCAGCACCACTTCCGAGAAGCCCGCACCGGTCGAAACCAAGCCCGCGCCGAGCACCACGGAAACCAAGCCGGCGCCCGCCCCGGAAGCCAAGGCGGTCGACCCGCTGGCCGCCGTGAAGGATCCGAGCAACATCCTGTCCAAGCGCAGCGTGTTCTTCGACTTCGACAAGTTCGACGTGAAGTCCGACTACCAGGCCCTGGTGCAGGCGCACGGCAAGTTCCTGGCCGCCAACCCGACCGTCAAGATCCTGATCCAGGGCAACACCGACGAGCGCGGCTCGCGTGAGTACAACCTCGCACTCGGCCAGAAGCGTGCCGACGCGGTGAAGAAGTCGCTGGGCCTCTCCGGCGCGACCGAAGCGCAGATCGAATCCGTCAGCCTGGGTGAAGAGAAGCCCCGTGCCACCGGCAGCAGCGAAGAGGCGTACACGGAAAACCGTCGCGCCGACATCCTGTACCAAGGTGAATACTGA
- the tolB gene encoding Tol-Pal system beta propeller repeat protein TolB has translation MLSRRALLVAGSGAGLALAAQPALAQLRIEITGAGASQIPIAIAPYVGEAQLPKSLSEVIRSDLQSSGLFKLVETGPQPVAENAQIDYANWKYRGADALTGGSITSLTDGRLQVRFRLFDTARQGDLGGLEIAFKPDQYRAAAHNIADWIYEKLTGLPGIFSTHIAYVLKNGRQYQLQVADADGQNAIAALVSDEPIISPAWSPDGTRLAYVSFQTKKPIIYVHTLATRQRKVLANFKGSNSAPAWSPDGSKLAITLTKDGLSQIYEIRADGSGVRRLTSSGGIDTEATYSPDGQSIYFTSDRGGSPQIYRMPAGGGEAQRVTFEGGYNVSPHVSPDGKTLAFLARNEGRFRVALMDLASQQVQVLTDSDKDESPSFAPNGRMILYATELGGRGVLAAVSADGRVRQRLSGFTGDVREPAWAPLRK, from the coding sequence ATGCTTTCCCGCCGCGCCCTGCTTGTCGCAGGCTCGGGCGCCGGACTCGCCCTCGCCGCGCAACCGGCGCTTGCCCAGCTGCGCATCGAAATTACCGGTGCCGGCGCGAGCCAGATCCCGATCGCGATCGCGCCCTACGTGGGCGAGGCGCAACTGCCCAAGTCGCTGTCGGAAGTGATCCGCAGCGACCTGCAGAGCAGCGGGCTCTTCAAGCTCGTCGAGACCGGTCCGCAGCCGGTCGCCGAGAACGCGCAGATCGATTACGCCAACTGGAAGTACCGCGGTGCCGACGCCCTTACCGGCGGCAGCATCACGAGTCTCACCGACGGCCGGCTGCAGGTGCGTTTCCGCCTCTTCGATACGGCACGCCAGGGCGACCTGGGCGGCCTGGAGATCGCCTTCAAGCCCGACCAGTACCGCGCCGCCGCCCACAACATCGCGGACTGGATCTACGAGAAGCTCACCGGCCTGCCCGGCATCTTCTCGACCCACATCGCCTATGTCCTGAAGAACGGCCGCCAGTACCAGCTGCAGGTGGCGGACGCCGACGGCCAGAACGCCATCGCCGCGCTGGTCTCCGACGAGCCGATCATCTCGCCGGCCTGGTCGCCCGACGGCACTCGCCTTGCCTACGTCTCCTTCCAGACCAAGAAACCGATCATCTATGTGCACACGCTGGCCACGCGCCAGCGCAAGGTGCTGGCCAACTTCAAGGGCTCGAACTCGGCGCCCGCGTGGTCGCCCGACGGCAGCAAGCTCGCCATCACGCTCACCAAGGACGGCCTGTCGCAGATCTACGAGATCCGCGCCGATGGCAGCGGCGTGCGCCGCCTGACCAGCTCCGGCGGCATCGACACCGAAGCCACCTATTCGCCCGATGGGCAATCGATCTACTTCACTTCCGACCGCGGTGGCTCGCCACAGATCTACCGCATGCCCGCCGGCGGGGGCGAGGCGCAGCGCGTCACCTTCGAGGGCGGTTACAATGTGAGCCCTCATGTTTCGCCGGACGGCAAGACACTCGCCTTCCTCGCGCGCAATGAGGGACGTTTCCGTGTGGCGCTGATGGACCTTGCCTCGCAGCAGGTCCAGGTGCTCACGGACTCCGATAAAGACGAGTCGCCCAGCTTTGCCCCGAACGGCCGGATGATCCTCTACGCCACCGAGCTCGGTGGCCGGGGCGTCCTGGCGGCAGTGTCCGCCGACGGACGCGTCAGACAGCGTCTCTCCGGTTTCACGGGTGACGTGCGCGAACCCGCTTGGGCCCCTCTGCGCAAGTAG
- a CDS encoding TonB C-terminal domain-containing protein, which translates to MSTSRLLLPGLLLALTLSGCSLLAPDTPTTGPASPQSAPQASSSAPVAATSQPVRDIETSSLAPQRPLSLADTQTLMRDYVIAIQVKIRSKLVVPKGLKGNPEAVFKVEQDRQGRILGKPVMSRSSGNKSLDAAIGKAILAASPLPPPPRADLYYRSLELAVRPRR; encoded by the coding sequence ATGAGTACTTCGCGCCTCCTGCTCCCCGGCCTGCTGCTGGCACTCACCCTGTCCGGCTGCTCCCTTCTCGCGCCGGACACGCCGACCACTGGACCCGCTTCGCCGCAGTCCGCACCGCAGGCCTCGAGCAGCGCCCCCGTGGCGGCCACCAGCCAGCCGGTGCGCGATATCGAGACCAGCAGTCTCGCGCCGCAGCGCCCGCTAAGCCTCGCCGACACGCAGACGCTGATGCGCGACTACGTGATTGCGATCCAGGTCAAGATCCGCTCGAAACTCGTTGTCCCGAAGGGCCTCAAGGGGAACCCCGAGGCCGTCTTCAAGGTCGAGCAGGACAGGCAGGGCCGGATCCTCGGCAAGCCGGTGATGAGCCGTTCGAGCGGAAACAAATCCCTCGACGCCGCCATCGGCAAGGCCATCCTGGCCGCCAGCCCGCTGCCCCCGCCGCCGCGCGCGGACCTCTACTATCGCAGCCTCGAACTGGCGGTGCGCCCGCGCCGCTAG
- a CDS encoding energy transducer TonB: MERNPAFDEREEPGRWSAAVFTFVAHLVLILVLVYGVRWQTHTPEVFEVALVRSDAAPAPTATAPPPKPVPPPPEPKPQPKPEPKVEPEAPKPVAKPDIALPEPKPKKPEPKPEPKPEKKPEPKPEKKPPEKAEPRNDLQAQLEAEQKRLDAATAKKAQQERMNDLLAKDMGAVANARAKVSAGNALDAWINAIRAKVRGNIVWPGEQAGNPEVVFRLKLLPSGEVMGQPELKKSSGNRTLDDAIERAIIKSSPLPLPTQRDVFVNDLELVLRPFEK; the protein is encoded by the coding sequence ATGGAGCGCAATCCAGCATTCGATGAACGCGAAGAACCGGGCCGCTGGTCGGCCGCGGTGTTCACCTTCGTCGCCCATCTGGTGTTGATCCTCGTGCTCGTTTATGGCGTGCGCTGGCAGACGCACACACCGGAAGTCTTCGAGGTCGCGCTGGTGCGCTCCGACGCCGCACCCGCACCGACAGCCACGGCGCCGCCGCCCAAGCCAGTGCCGCCTCCGCCAGAGCCCAAGCCCCAACCGAAGCCCGAACCCAAGGTCGAACCGGAAGCACCGAAACCGGTCGCCAAGCCCGACATCGCCCTGCCCGAGCCCAAGCCCAAGAAGCCGGAGCCCAAGCCCGAGCCGAAGCCGGAAAAGAAGCCCGAGCCCAAACCGGAGAAGAAGCCGCCGGAGAAGGCCGAGCCGCGCAACGACCTGCAGGCCCAGCTCGAAGCCGAGCAGAAGCGCCTGGATGCCGCGACGGCCAAGAAGGCCCAGCAAGAGCGCATGAACGACCTGCTGGCCAAGGACATGGGTGCGGTCGCCAACGCGCGCGCCAAGGTGAGCGCCGGCAACGCGCTCGACGCCTGGATCAACGCGATCCGCGCCAAGGTGCGCGGCAACATCGTCTGGCCGGGCGAGCAGGCGGGCAACCCCGAGGTGGTCTTCCGCCTCAAGCTGCTGCCCTCCGGCGAGGTGATGGGACAACCCGAGCTCAAGAAAAGCAGCGGCAACCGGACGCTGGACGATGCGATCGAGCGCGCCATCATCAAATCCAGCCCCCTGCCCCTCCCCACGCAACGCGACGTGTTCGTGAACGATCTCGAACTCGTGCTGCGACCCTTCGAGAAATGA
- the tolR gene encoding protein TolR, whose product MRQRRLMNQINVVPYIDVMLVLLIIFMVATPMMQTSSVNLPSVAKAPTPPAKAIEVRLNEDLTLVFQDRASKAPERTVNRDELVAALQDAQARNPEQPVLIAADKKVRYESVMDLMDLLQRNQVQKVGLLVQSGKK is encoded by the coding sequence ATGCGCCAACGCCGGCTGATGAACCAGATCAACGTCGTGCCCTACATCGACGTCATGTTGGTGTTGCTGATCATCTTCATGGTCGCGACCCCCATGATGCAGACCAGCTCGGTGAACCTGCCCTCGGTCGCCAAGGCCCCGACGCCGCCGGCCAAGGCCATCGAAGTGCGGCTCAATGAAGACCTCACGCTTGTCTTCCAGGACCGCGCCAGCAAGGCCCCGGAACGTACGGTCAATCGCGACGAACTCGTTGCCGCCCTGCAGGACGCGCAGGCACGCAATCCCGAACAGCCGGTGCTGATCGCGGCCGACAAGAAGGTCCGCTACGAATCGGTGATGGACCTGATGGACCTGCTGCAGCGCAACCAGGTGCAGAAGGTCGGCCTGCTGGTGCAGTCGGGCAAGAAGTAG
- the tolQ gene encoding protein TolQ gives MNATSDLSILSLIAQASLVVKLVMALLAVTSLVSWYWIFRKGIAIRAGRLSTLEFEREFWSGGDLGTLYRSAANSREAIGPLGRIFEAGYREFTKLRGQNNLDASDIIAGARRAMRATSQRELDDLEAHTAFLASAGSVSPYVGLFGTVWGIMHAFRGLGDVGSATLAQVAPGIAEALVATAIGLFAAIPAVVAYNRFAYDIDRLNVRFDSFMEEFSNILQRQLR, from the coding sequence ATGAATGCGACGAGTGATCTCTCGATCCTTTCCCTGATCGCCCAGGCGAGCCTGGTGGTCAAGCTGGTGATGGCACTGCTGGCCGTCACCTCGCTGGTCTCCTGGTACTGGATCTTCCGCAAGGGCATCGCGATCCGCGCCGGCCGGCTTTCCACGCTGGAGTTCGAGCGCGAGTTCTGGAGCGGCGGCGACCTGGGCACCCTGTATCGCAGCGCCGCGAATTCGCGCGAGGCGATCGGGCCGCTGGGCCGCATCTTCGAGGCCGGCTACCGCGAATTTACCAAGCTGCGCGGCCAGAACAACCTCGATGCCAGCGACATCATCGCCGGCGCGCGCCGCGCGATGCGCGCGACCTCCCAGCGCGAACTCGACGATCTCGAAGCGCACACCGCCTTCCTCGCCTCGGCCGGTTCGGTCAGCCCCTACGTCGGCCTGTTCGGCACAGTGTGGGGGATCATGCACGCCTTCCGCGGCCTGGGCGACGTCGGCTCGGCCACGCTCGCGCAGGTCGCGCCCGGTATCGCCGAGGCGCTAGTGGCCACCGCCATCGGCCTCTTCGCGGCGATTCCCGCAGTGGTGGCGTACAACCGCTTCGCGTATGACATCGATCGCCTGAACGTGCGCTTCGACAGCTTCATGGAGGAGTTCTCCAACATCCTCCAGCGCCAGCTGCGCTGA
- the ybgC gene encoding tol-pal system-associated acyl-CoA thioesterase, with product MPTPAPSTHRFPVRVYYEDTDAAGVVYYANYLKFCERARTEYLRAAGFEQTVLRTERGLVFVVRAVNAEYFKGAELDDALVVETGISEMGRAKLVFSQRLMRGEQCLFEADFVVVCVDWNKKKPASIPADLRAAFAAAPTQPA from the coding sequence ATGCCCACGCCAGCCCCATCGACGCATCGTTTCCCCGTACGCGTCTACTACGAGGACACCGACGCGGCTGGCGTCGTCTACTACGCCAACTATCTGAAGTTCTGCGAGCGTGCCCGCACCGAGTACCTACGCGCAGCCGGCTTCGAGCAAACAGTGCTGCGCACGGAGCGCGGCCTGGTGTTCGTGGTGCGCGCGGTCAACGCCGAGTACTTCAAGGGCGCAGAGCTGGACGACGCCCTGGTGGTCGAGACGGGGATTTCCGAGATGGGCCGCGCCAAGCTGGTGTTTTCCCAGCGCCTGATGCGCGGCGAGCAGTGCCTTTTTGAAGCCGATTTCGTAGTGGTCTGCGTGGACTGGAACAAGAAGAAGCCGGCCTCCATCCCCGCAGACCTTCGCGCCGCCTTTGCGGCCGCCCCGACACAGCCGGCGTGA
- a CDS encoding sulfite reductase subunit alpha — translation MSSKRLMRGVTGAALLGLSAGAFAAAGPGTVGSRQLAALVVALAYLLFSWSVLATYRRRDAARRAGLVSGGGEGLLLAYASQTGYAESLALRSADALNRAGRAVELRALNELDEATLARHRQALFIASTTGEGDAPDNAARFARELMARVPALGSLQFGVLALGDRSYAHFCGFGRALDRWLRHAGAVPLFDPVEVDNADAGALRHWQQQLSALGGHAEMPDWRAPDYGRWQLLERRLLNPGSQGGPAYHIALRPLEEVPVWQAGDIVELGPRNAAAAVTRCLASLALDGTTPVRLAGRGQTLADALACVHLPQSGPQAPADLQDWLDQLPLLPHREYSIASLPWEGQLDLLVRQMRGADGQLGLGSGWLTAHARVGGEIALRIRSNRSFHPPTDARPLILIGNGTGLAGLRAHLKARAAAGHERNWLLFGERNRAHDAFHHQELATWLERGVLARLDLVFSRDQPTRRYVQDQLREAADMLREWIAQDAAIYVCGSLEGMAAGVHAALIEILGASALEALTDAGRYRRDLY, via the coding sequence ATGAGTTCGAAGCGCCTCATGCGCGGCGTGACCGGAGCTGCGCTGCTCGGCCTCAGCGCAGGCGCCTTCGCGGCCGCAGGTCCCGGCACGGTGGGCTCGCGCCAGCTCGCGGCGCTGGTGGTAGCGCTCGCCTACCTGCTCTTCAGCTGGAGCGTCCTCGCAACCTATCGTCGCCGGGACGCGGCCAGGCGCGCGGGCCTGGTGAGCGGCGGTGGCGAGGGTCTGCTTCTCGCCTACGCGAGCCAGACGGGCTATGCCGAATCGCTGGCCCTGCGCAGCGCGGACGCGCTCAACCGCGCCGGCCGCGCGGTCGAACTGCGCGCGCTCAACGAGCTCGACGAAGCCACGCTCGCCCGCCACCGCCAGGCGCTCTTCATCGCCAGCACCACCGGCGAAGGCGATGCGCCCGACAACGCAGCACGCTTCGCGCGTGAGCTGATGGCGCGCGTGCCAGCGCTGGGCTCGCTGCAGTTCGGCGTGCTCGCACTGGGCGACCGCAGCTATGCGCACTTCTGCGGCTTCGGCCGCGCGCTCGATCGCTGGCTGCGACATGCCGGCGCGGTGCCGCTCTTCGATCCGGTCGAAGTCGACAACGCCGACGCCGGTGCCCTGCGTCACTGGCAGCAACAGCTCAGCGCGCTCGGCGGCCATGCCGAGATGCCCGACTGGCGGGCGCCGGACTACGGCCGCTGGCAGCTCCTGGAGCGCCGGCTGCTGAACCCCGGTAGCCAAGGCGGTCCCGCCTATCACATCGCCCTGCGGCCGCTCGAGGAGGTCCCGGTGTGGCAGGCCGGCGACATTGTCGAGCTCGGTCCGCGCAACGCTGCCGCCGCCGTCACGCGTTGCCTCGCGAGCCTTGCGCTGGACGGCACGACACCGGTGCGCCTGGCGGGCCGCGGCCAGACGCTCGCGGACGCGCTGGCCTGCGTGCATTTGCCGCAAAGCGGTCCGCAGGCCCCCGCCGATCTGCAGGACTGGCTCGACCAGCTGCCGCTACTGCCGCACCGCGAGTACTCGATCGCCTCGCTGCCCTGGGAGGGTCAGCTCGACCTGCTGGTACGCCAGATGCGCGGCGCCGACGGCCAGCTCGGCCTGGGTTCCGGCTGGCTCACCGCCCATGCGCGGGTCGGCGGGGAGATCGCGCTACGCATCCGCAGCAACCGCAGCTTCCACCCGCCCACCGACGCGCGCCCGCTGATCCTGATCGGCAACGGCACCGGGCTTGCGGGCCTGCGCGCGCATCTGAAGGCGCGTGCCGCCGCGGGCCACGAGCGGAACTGGTTGCTCTTCGGTGAACGCAATCGCGCTCATGACGCTTTCCACCATCAGGAACTCGCGACCTGGCTGGAGCGCGGCGTGCTGGCGCGCCTGGACCTAGTGTTCTCGCGCGACCAGCCGACCCGCCGCTATGTGCAGGACCAATTGCGCGAGGCGGCCGACATGCTGCGCGAATGGATCGCGCAAGACGCTGCGATCTATGTCTGCGGCAGCCTGGAAGGTATGGCGGCCGGCGTACATGCGGCGCTGATCGAGATCCTCGGCGCGTCCGCGCTCGAAGCCCTGACCGACGCCGGCCGCTACCGCCGCGACCTGTATTGA
- a CDS encoding FAD:protein FMN transferase: MDRRVLLPTALAPLTPPMNGEQLHTLHGLTMGTSWTVKLVAPAGFPRAQAQAGIQATLDRVVREMSQWEADSDLARFNRADAGSRHALPAGFAEVLGCALDVAHASDGAFDPSVGELVALWGFGPAGARTEPPPAPALAAARARCGWQKLDFDARKAKALQPGGLHLDFSGIAKGFGVDEVARHLAERGVESYLVEVGGELRGLGVKPNGQPWWVALETPPGADDATPTAQTIVALHGLAVASSGDYRRYFEHAGQCYAHTLDPRSGWPVAHACAQVSVVGTSCMWADAQATALTVLGLEAGMAYAQEHDIAALFLLREGAGFREIATPALQAMAAP, translated from the coding sequence GTGGATCGCCGCGTCCTCCTGCCGACCGCGCTCGCGCCGCTCACGCCACCCATGAACGGCGAGCAGCTGCACACACTGCACGGCCTCACCATGGGCACCTCCTGGACCGTCAAGCTGGTCGCGCCCGCGGGCTTCCCGCGCGCGCAGGCGCAGGCCGGCATCCAGGCGACGCTGGATCGCGTGGTGCGAGAGATGAGCCAGTGGGAGGCGGACTCCGACCTCGCCCGCTTCAACCGCGCCGATGCCGGCAGCCGGCATGCGCTGCCCGCCGGCTTCGCCGAGGTCCTGGGCTGTGCCCTCGACGTGGCCCACGCCAGCGACGGCGCCTTCGACCCCAGCGTGGGCGAGCTGGTCGCGCTCTGGGGCTTCGGCCCCGCGGGCGCACGCACTGAACCGCCGCCCGCCCCGGCCCTGGCGGCCGCGCGTGCGCGCTGCGGCTGGCAGAAACTCGACTTCGATGCGCGCAAGGCCAAAGCCCTGCAGCCCGGCGGCCTGCATCTCGACTTCTCCGGTATCGCCAAGGGCTTCGGCGTCGACGAAGTGGCACGCCACCTCGCCGAGCGTGGCGTCGAGAGCTATCTGGTGGAGGTCGGCGGCGAACTGCGCGGGTTGGGGGTGAAGCCCAATGGCCAACCCTGGTGGGTCGCGCTCGAAACACCTCCGGGCGCGGACGATGCCACGCCCACCGCGCAGACCATCGTCGCCCTGCACGGCCTCGCGGTCGCGAGCTCGGGCGATTATCGCCGCTACTTTGAACATGCCGGCCAGTGCTACGCCCATACCCTGGATCCGCGCAGCGGCTGGCCGGTGGCGCACGCCTGCGCCCAGGTCTCGGTCGTCGGCACGAGCTGCATGTGGGCCGACGCGCAGGCCACCGCGCTGACCGTGCTGGGTCTCGAGGCCGGCATGGCCTACGCGCAAGAGCACGACATCGCCGCCCTCTTCCTTCTGCGCGAGGGCGCCGGCTTTCGCGAAATCGCTACACCTGCCCTGCAGGCAATGGCCGCTCCATGA
- a CDS encoding PepSY-associated TM helix domain-containing protein → MASSPDPQRRAYWLKTLHTWHWISSALCLVAMILFAATGITLNNAAHIEAKPVVTQKTAQLPAEVLARLARGPQEGNAPLPASVSGWLDAHLRVESAGREAEWSRDEVYVALPRPGGDAWLRITRDTGELEYELTDRGWISYFNDLHKGRNTGLAWSWFLDLFAVVCLLFCATGLLLLQLHSGNRPLTWPITALGLVAPLLLALLFIH, encoded by the coding sequence ATGGCTTCCTCCCCCGATCCGCAGCGCCGCGCCTACTGGCTCAAGACGCTCCACACCTGGCACTGGATCAGCTCGGCCCTCTGCCTGGTCGCGATGATCCTCTTCGCGGCCACCGGCATCACGCTCAACAACGCGGCCCATATCGAGGCCAAGCCCGTCGTCACGCAGAAGACCGCGCAGCTCCCGGCCGAAGTACTCGCGCGCCTTGCGCGCGGACCGCAGGAGGGCAACGCGCCCTTGCCGGCCTCGGTCAGCGGCTGGCTGGACGCCCATCTGCGGGTCGAGAGTGCCGGCCGCGAAGCCGAGTGGTCGCGCGACGAGGTGTATGTGGCGCTGCCCCGCCCGGGCGGCGACGCCTGGCTGCGGATCACCCGCGACACCGGCGAGCTCGAATACGAACTGACCGACCGCGGCTGGATCTCCTACTTCAACGACCTGCACAAGGGCCGCAATACCGGACTCGCCTGGAGCTGGTTTCTCGACCTCTTCGCGGTCGTCTGCCTGCTCTTCTGCGCTACCGGCCTGCTGCTCCTGCAGCTGCATTCGGGCAACCGTCCGCTGACCTGGCCGATCACCGCGCTGGGCCTGGTCGCGCCGCTGCTGCTGGCCCTGCTCTTCATCCACTGA
- a CDS encoding DUF58 domain-containing protein, which yields MKFLPARPLLAVLSAWFALAVAAAWHPDLRTLWLQSGALLLFAMLFDLVRVWWAVTPRAQRRVNSTLAIGVPARVELNLAWSGAAASVEVVDHTPASFAVETALPMRARLAADKVVQLAYRARPLARGEQGFGPIALRLASPWRLWWRQEALPATQTVRVFPNFAPLARHALQATDARVAQVGVLKRRRRGEGMDFDQLREYRQGDSPRRIDWKASRRFDRLISREYQDERDQRILLLADCGRRMGARDGALSHFDHALDALLLLAYVGLRHGDSVGLMTLGGPQRRVAPRKSQAALSHILNAVYDLQPTLEATDFEAAAQELLAHERKRALVVILSNLRDEDDTGLLAACRLLGRRHLVLVASLREHALDQACQEEGGDTSTLALRAAALEYRSRRETTFRRLRQEGVLCLDVAPRELAVAAVNRYLAIKAEGRL from the coding sequence ATGAAGTTCCTGCCTGCCCGTCCGCTACTGGCTGTCCTCTCCGCCTGGTTCGCCCTGGCGGTTGCGGCCGCCTGGCATCCTGACTTGCGGACCCTGTGGCTGCAGTCCGGCGCGCTGCTCCTGTTCGCCATGCTGTTCGACCTGGTGCGGGTCTGGTGGGCCGTCACGCCGCGCGCGCAGCGACGGGTCAACAGCACGCTCGCCATCGGCGTGCCCGCGCGGGTGGAGCTCAACCTCGCCTGGAGCGGTGCCGCGGCGAGCGTGGAGGTCGTCGATCACACGCCGGCGAGCTTCGCCGTAGAGACTGCCCTGCCGATGCGTGCGCGGCTTGCCGCCGACAAGGTGGTGCAACTGGCCTACCGGGCACGTCCGCTGGCGCGCGGCGAGCAGGGCTTCGGCCCGATCGCGCTGCGCCTGGCCTCGCCCTGGCGCCTCTGGTGGCGGCAGGAGGCCTTGCCTGCGACGCAGACGGTGCGGGTGTTTCCCAACTTCGCCCCGCTGGCCCGCCATGCCTTGCAGGCCACTGACGCCCGCGTGGCCCAGGTCGGCGTGCTCAAGCGCCGCCGCCGCGGCGAGGGCATGGACTTCGACCAGCTGCGCGAATACCGCCAGGGCGACAGCCCGCGGCGCATCGACTGGAAGGCCTCGCGCCGCTTCGACCGCCTGATCTCGCGTGAATACCAGGACGAACGCGACCAACGCATCCTCCTGCTCGCCGACTGTGGGCGCCGCATGGGCGCGCGCGACGGCGCGCTCTCGCACTTCGACCATGCGCTCGACGCCCTGCTGCTGCTCGCCTACGTCGGCCTGCGCCACGGCGATTCGGTCGGGCTCATGACCCTGGGCGGCCCGCAGCGGCGCGTCGCGCCGCGCAAGAGCCAGGCGGCGCTCTCGCACATTCTCAACGCGGTGTATGACCTGCAGCCGACCCTGGAGGCCACCGACTTCGAGGCGGCGGCCCAGGAGCTGCTGGCTCACGAACGCAAGCGCGCGCTGGTGGTGATCCTGAGCAATCTGCGCGACGAGGACGACACCGGCCTGCTCGCCGCCTGCCGCCTGCTCGGCCGCCGCCACCTGGTGCTGGTGGCGAGCCTGCGCGAGCACGCGCTGGACCAGGCCTGCCAGGAAGAGGGCGGCGACACGAGCACGCTGGCCCTGCGCGCCGCCGCCCTGGAATACCGCAGCCGGCGCGAGACCACCTTCCGCCGCCTGCGCCAGGAAGGCGTGCTGTGCCTGGACGTGGCGCCCCGCGAACTGGCGGTCGCCGCGGTCAACCGCTACCTGGCGATCAAGGCCGAAGGCCGCTTGTAA